A part of Misgurnus anguillicaudatus chromosome 6, ASM2758022v2, whole genome shotgun sequence genomic DNA contains:
- the gcnt3 gene encoding beta-1,3-galactosyl-O-glycosyl-glycoprotein beta-1,6-N-acetylglucosaminyltransferase 3 — MQVKGLKMRLTKQSIWKIISILFMAITVPFLLYSPKKKCSQKPELDLSHLIKQDVGELQACSAIIQGDMDGVDNENFAKLLTFKKRTSFLSETFYFNATKDCQAFLMDRGFLTVSLSKEEKDFPIAFSMVIHNKIEMFERLLRAIYTPHNAYCVHIDQKSPDVFKEAVRAIVSCLPNVFVASKLENVVYASWSRVQADVNCMEDLLKSPVKWKYLLNTCGTDFPIKTNAEMVWSLKHLNGKNNMESEVTNEFKKNRWLYHHNVTNDVIRTDVQKSPPPIKSPMFSGSAYFVVSREFVDHLFKSKEVQEFMEWEKDTYSPDEHMWATLQRMPTLPGSNPPNSKFDQTDMNSIARLVKWKYHEGDLKDGAPYPPCTGVHRRSVCVYGAGDLKWIVRQKHIFANKFDPEVDDVAIRCMEAFLRYKAVYGRSLLTVQKSEIYL, encoded by the coding sequence atgcaagTTAAAGGACTGAAAATGAGATTAACCAAGCAAAGCATTTGGAAAATAATCTCCATCTTGTTTATGGCCATAACAGTGCCCTTCTTACTGTATTCGCCGAAGAAAAAATGCTCTCAAAAGCCAGAACTGGACCTGAGTCACTTGATAAAGCAAGATGTTGGAGAACTTCAGGCTTGCTCTGCTATCATCCAAGGAGATATGGACGGAGTGGACAACGAAAACTTCGCCAAGCTCTTGACCTTCAAAAAAAGAACATCTTTTCTATCCGAGACCTTCTATTTTAATGCAACTAAGGACTGTCAAGCCTTCCTGATGGACCGAGGGTTTCTTACAGTTTCTCTTAGTAAGGAGGAGAAAGATTTTCCCATTGCTTTCTCCATGGTGATTCATAACAAGATCGAGATGTTCGAAAGGCTGCTGAGAGCTATTTACACTCCACATAATGCATACTGTGTTCACATAGACCAGAAGTCTCCGGACGTTTTTAAAGAAGCCGTCCGGGCCATCGTGTCTTGCCTGCCAAATGTTTTTGTGGCTAGCAAACTAGAAAACGTGGTCTACGCGTCCTGGTCTCGAGTTCAAGCGGATGTCAACTGCATGGAGGATCTACTTAAGTCACCTGTTAAGTGGAAGTATCTACTCAACACATGTGGCACAGATTTTCCCATTAAAACCAATGCAGAAATGGTGTGGTCTCTAAAACATCTGAATGGGAAGAACAATATGGAGTCGGAGGTCACAAacgaatttaaaaaaaaccgTTGGCTGTATCATCACAATGTCACCAACGATGTGATTCGGACGGACGTTCAAAAGTCGCCCCCACCCATAAAGTCACCTATGTTTTCAGGGAGTGCCTATTTTGTGGTTTCGAGAGAGTTTGTGGATCATCTCTTCAAAAGCAAAGAGGTTCAGGAATTTATGGAATGGGAGAAAGATACGTACAGTCCGGATGAGCACATGTGGGCTACTTTACAAAGGATGCCTACGCTGCCAGGATCCAACCCGCCAAACAGTAAATTCGATCAAACGGATATGAACTCGATTGCTCGTCTGGTAAAGTGGAAATACCACGAGGGGGATCTAAAAGATGGGGCTCCTTATCCGCCATGCACTGGGGTACACAGACGGTCAGTGTGCGTCTATGGAGCCGGGGATTTGAAATGGATTGTAAGacaaaagcatatttttgcaAACAAGTTTGACCCAGAAGTAGACGATGTTGCAATCAGGTGTATGGAGGCTTTTTTGAGGTACAAGGCTGTTTATGGTCGATCATTGCTAACGGTACAAAAATCTGAAATTTATTTATGA